One window from the genome of Oceanisphaera sp. IT1-181 encodes:
- a CDS encoding DUF502 domain-containing protein, translated as MQRLVRYFFQGLLILLPFVLTVYLVYLIFTVLNETLFSAIGSLLRILVPSLAAGWIADLAGGLLTLSVIIITGMFASFYLGQFFLSLFDKALNRVPLVRLLYNSLTDLFNALIGDNKRLNQPVAVSLMNGEVQLLGFITRDDMSEFGLPGKVAVYLPQSYNFAGNLILVDKDKIQLLDVAASKVTTFIVSGGITGKN; from the coding sequence TGCCGTTTGTATTAACGGTATATCTGGTTTATCTCATTTTCACCGTACTTAACGAAACGCTTTTTTCCGCCATCGGCTCTTTACTGCGCATCCTAGTGCCAAGCTTAGCGGCGGGTTGGATTGCCGATTTAGCCGGCGGCTTGCTCACCTTGAGCGTGATTATTATCACCGGTATGTTTGCCTCGTTTTATTTGGGCCAGTTTTTTCTGTCCTTGTTCGACAAAGCCCTAAACCGCGTGCCGTTAGTGAGGTTGCTGTATAATTCGCTAACCGATTTATTTAATGCACTGATCGGCGATAACAAACGCTTAAATCAGCCGGTGGCGGTCAGTCTGATGAATGGCGAGGTGCAACTGTTGGGTTTTATTACCCGTGACGACATGAGCGAATTTGGCTTGCCTGGCAAGGTAGCCGTGTATTTACCCCAGTCTTATAACTTTGCCGGGAACTTGATTTTGGTCGATAAAGACAAGATACAGCTGCTAGATGTAGCGGCGAGTAAGGTGACCACCTTTATCGTCAGCGGCGGGATCACGGGGAAGAACTAA
- a CDS encoding mechanosensitive ion channel family protein — protein sequence MDQIDMNVGLIFSKLDKWLDGLFKLLPNILVALVVMVLFWFLGMGLGKLVSRVANKRGRNNLGNVGGALIRWAIAVIGIMLAVTIVAPSITPGDLFAGLGVSSVAIGFAFKDILQNMLAGILILLRQPFEVGDQIVSGGHEGTVEKIETRATMITTYDGRRVVIPNSVIYTASVVVNTAFETRRSEYDIGIGCNDDWDVARGIMEKACASVEGVSSESPPETIPISLGDFANVVRLRWWTKSDRASQIHTFGAVLQAVYIALDEEGIDMPYPTQVHLFHDQTEEVDGDRARQREGWPAGRGEVPKPLRAVKEDKQSNT from the coding sequence ATGGATCAAATAGATATGAATGTTGGCCTGATATTCAGCAAATTAGATAAGTGGTTGGACGGTTTATTCAAATTATTACCGAACATCCTAGTGGCACTGGTGGTGATGGTTTTGTTCTGGTTCTTGGGGATGGGCCTCGGAAAACTGGTGAGTCGAGTTGCGAACAAACGAGGGCGCAATAATTTAGGCAACGTGGGCGGGGCACTTATTCGGTGGGCGATTGCCGTAATCGGTATCATGCTGGCCGTTACCATTGTCGCTCCATCAATAACACCGGGTGATCTGTTTGCCGGTCTTGGGGTTAGCTCTGTTGCAATCGGTTTTGCGTTCAAAGATATATTGCAAAACATGCTGGCCGGTATTCTTATCCTTTTGCGCCAACCGTTTGAGGTCGGCGATCAGATTGTATCGGGCGGGCATGAGGGAACGGTTGAGAAGATTGAAACCCGTGCCACCATGATCACCACCTATGACGGACGTCGCGTCGTCATCCCAAATTCAGTCATCTACACCGCCAGCGTGGTCGTTAATACAGCGTTTGAGACGAGGCGCTCGGAATATGATATCGGCATTGGTTGTAACGACGATTGGGACGTAGCGCGAGGAATTATGGAAAAAGCCTGCGCTTCCGTCGAGGGCGTGAGCAGTGAATCGCCACCAGAGACAATTCCCATCTCGCTTGGCGACTTCGCTAATGTAGTGCGGTTGCGTTGGTGGACAAAGTCGGACCGAGCGTCACAGATCCACACGTTTGGTGCGGTATTGCAGGCCGTCTACATTGCCCTAGATGAAGAAGGTATCGACATGCCTTATCCGACACAGGTTCATCTGTTCCATGATCAGACCGAGGAAGTTGATGGCGACCGCGCACGCCAGCGCGAAGGCTGGCCTGCTGGCCGTGGCGAAGTGCCAAAACCGCTGCGTGCTGTTAAAGAAGACAAACAGTCCAACACATAA
- a CDS encoding VacJ family lipoprotein — protein sequence MWQKFLVITSLLLAGCAAQDSNSQAQPLVTKDAFNEYKPIDGATSTADDARDPFEPVNRLSWVINYDVLDPYLVRPAAHAYADYVAVPVREGVQNVVLNLEEPASFVNHLITGDMQGAGTNLVRFGVNSTVGVLGFFDVAEKMTLSRRAKDFSQVLGQMGVGNGPFLMIPLYGPTTLRELSGDLVDGLYFPYDAMTFAMRAGKFALNGLYERSELIDREPIIDNALDPYGLTKDLYLQYQDAKIGKEAAADADEGLADFMDEIDG from the coding sequence ATGTGGCAAAAATTCCTAGTCATTACCAGCCTACTGCTGGCGGGCTGTGCGGCTCAAGACTCAAACAGCCAAGCTCAGCCGTTAGTCACCAAGGATGCCTTTAATGAGTACAAGCCCATAGATGGCGCGACCTCGACGGCCGATGATGCTCGTGACCCATTCGAGCCCGTTAACAGGTTGTCTTGGGTCATTAACTACGATGTGCTAGATCCCTATTTAGTGCGTCCAGCGGCCCATGCCTATGCAGATTATGTGGCGGTGCCCGTACGTGAAGGCGTGCAAAATGTGGTGCTTAATCTTGAAGAGCCCGCCAGCTTTGTAAACCACCTGATCACCGGTGATATGCAAGGCGCGGGCACAAACCTGGTGCGTTTTGGCGTCAACAGTACTGTGGGTGTGCTGGGCTTTTTTGATGTAGCAGAAAAAATGACCTTGTCGCGTCGCGCCAAAGACTTTAGCCAAGTATTAGGGCAAATGGGAGTGGGCAATGGGCCATTTTTAATGATCCCTCTCTACGGACCCACCACCTTGCGTGAACTCTCGGGTGACCTAGTTGATGGCTTGTATTTCCCCTACGACGCCATGACCTTTGCCATGCGCGCCGGGAAATTTGCCTTAAATGGGTTGTATGAGCGCAGTGAGCTCATTGACCGTGAGCCTATTATTGATAATGCCCTCGACCCGTACGGCTTAACCAAAGACCTGTATTTGCAGTATCAAGATGCCAAAATCGGCAAAGAAGCCGCCGCCGACGCGGATGAAGGCCTAGCCGACTTTATGGATGAGATAGACGGTTAA
- the ccmI gene encoding c-type cytochrome biogenesis protein CcmI codes for MILFWIGSALLTLALVLVIILPLTRGRAESSHSRNQLNTELYKQRLQELEDDREQGLLEEDELATQELQKSLLDDVVVEQPQHYKRGMYLWLPAVVIVVLVGYLGYFQFGAYDRVSEWQHNSGRLSELTQKVLLEPDGDVTEQDMMDLIQALRTKLYTDGDDFRGWLLLGRLTLEMRDGETARDSFEKAMTLTDDPEQVMVPYAEALAISGEELRAESMIKQALAKDPNNLEAWSVFAFMAMQQNNLTAAIARWEQILQRMAPDNPRYAMIERSVDFAKERLAEDDPAPITGPRYQVEVNTSTNTPYHPAAVLFVYAMDAAGDDVPLVAQRIENPSFPLTLTLSNKDAMRPEVNMNGRDNVIIKARLAPSGNVTDKTGAWEGRSGVLSTAKDRELTVVIDTEL; via the coding sequence ATGATATTATTTTGGATTGGCAGCGCCTTGCTGACGCTTGCCTTGGTGCTGGTTATTATCTTGCCGCTCACCCGTGGGCGCGCTGAGTCTAGCCACAGCCGTAATCAGCTTAATACCGAGCTTTATAAGCAGCGTTTACAAGAGTTAGAAGACGATCGCGAGCAAGGCTTACTGGAAGAGGACGAATTAGCCACTCAAGAGTTACAAAAAAGCCTGCTGGACGATGTGGTCGTCGAACAGCCTCAGCACTATAAGCGCGGCATGTATTTGTGGTTGCCGGCGGTGGTAATAGTGGTGTTAGTGGGCTATTTGGGTTATTTCCAGTTTGGTGCTTATGACCGAGTGTCTGAATGGCAGCACAACAGTGGCCGTTTAAGTGAACTGACGCAGAAAGTGTTGCTTGAGCCAGATGGCGATGTAACCGAGCAAGATATGATGGACTTGATCCAAGCGCTGCGCACTAAATTGTATACCGATGGCGATGACTTTCGGGGTTGGTTGCTGCTGGGTCGCTTAACGTTGGAAATGCGTGACGGTGAAACCGCCCGTGATTCCTTCGAGAAAGCTATGACCTTAACTGACGATCCAGAGCAAGTGATGGTGCCCTATGCAGAAGCCTTAGCCATTAGTGGTGAAGAGCTGCGCGCCGAGAGCATGATCAAGCAAGCGCTGGCCAAAGATCCGAATAACCTTGAAGCATGGTCGGTGTTTGCTTTTATGGCCATGCAGCAAAATAATTTAACCGCCGCCATCGCCCGCTGGGAGCAAATTTTACAGCGCATGGCACCGGATAATCCGCGCTACGCTATGATTGAGCGCTCGGTCGACTTTGCCAAAGAGCGTTTAGCAGAAGACGATCCGGCGCCGATTACCGGCCCTCGTTACCAAGTGGAAGTGAATACCAGCACTAACACGCCGTATCATCCGGCTGCGGTATTATTTGTGTACGCCATGGATGCAGCGGGCGATGATGTACCATTAGTGGCCCAGCGCATCGAGAACCCGTCGTTCCCGCTCACGCTGACTTTGTCTAACAAGGACGCGATGCGCCCTGAGGTCAACATGAATGGTCGTGATAACGTGATTATCAAGGCGCGCCTGGCACCAAGCGGCAACGTGACCGATAAAACCGGTGCTTGGGAAGGGCGCAGTGGCGTACTGAGCACGGCGAAAGACCGTGAGTTGACGGTGGTGATTGACACCGAACTCTAA
- a CDS encoding cytochrome c-type biogenesis protein — protein sequence MRLCSVLIVLMSLWVTPAMAAIDVYEFSSPEQEKVFRQLTRELRCPKCQNQDIADSDAELAKDLRDKTYVMLHEGNSKQDVIDYMVARYGNFILYKPPFMASTMILWFGPVIVMLLGIFLVIRRTRKQPQNSADNALSAEQQARLNELLKKDKEN from the coding sequence ATGCGTTTATGCTCTGTGTTGATCGTATTAATGAGCCTGTGGGTGACGCCCGCCATGGCCGCGATCGATGTCTATGAATTTAGCTCGCCCGAGCAAGAAAAAGTGTTTCGTCAGCTCACTCGCGAGCTGCGTTGCCCTAAATGTCAGAATCAAGACATCGCCGACTCGGATGCAGAGCTGGCCAAAGACTTGCGCGACAAAACCTATGTGATGTTACACGAAGGCAACAGCAAGCAAGATGTCATCGATTATATGGTGGCCCGCTATGGCAACTTTATTCTCTATAAACCGCCCTTTATGGCTTCAACCATGATCTTATGGTTTGGTCCTGTGATAGTGATGCTGCTTGGCATTTTTCTTGTCATTAGGCGCACGCGCAAGCAGCCGCAAAATTCAGCCGATAATGCGCTGAGTGCGGAGCAACAAGCGCGCTTGAATGAATTGCTGAAAAAAGACAAAGAGAATTAA
- a CDS encoding DsbE family thiol:disulfide interchange protein, giving the protein MNRRVLILSIPLIIFLLGCVFLFKGLFSDPRKLESVLLDQPVPEFALTSLQNPAQEYSRTIFTGKPMLLNVWATWCPTCRAEHEFLNELQAQDDIYIVGMNYKDERSKALRWLKNLGNPYAIDLYDPDGMLGLDLGVYGAPETFLIDSKGIIRYRHVGDLNDRVWQQTVKPIFEQME; this is encoded by the coding sequence ATGAATCGCCGGGTATTAATTTTATCCATCCCACTGATCATTTTTTTGCTGGGCTGTGTGTTTTTGTTTAAGGGCTTGTTTTCCGACCCTCGAAAATTAGAGTCGGTATTGCTGGACCAGCCCGTGCCGGAGTTTGCACTGACCTCCTTGCAAAACCCTGCTCAAGAATACAGTCGCACTATTTTTACCGGCAAGCCTATGCTGCTCAACGTGTGGGCCACTTGGTGCCCAACCTGCCGGGCGGAACATGAGTTCTTAAATGAGCTGCAGGCACAGGACGATATTTATATTGTCGGCATGAACTACAAGGATGAACGGTCTAAGGCTTTGCGCTGGTTAAAAAACCTCGGCAATCCTTATGCCATCGACTTGTATGATCCCGACGGCATGTTAGGGCTGGATTTGGGCGTGTACGGTGCGCCGGAAACCTTTCTTATCGACAGTAAAGGCATTATTCGTTATCGCCATGTGGGTGATTTAAACGACCGAGTCTGGCAACAGACGGTAAAGCCAATTTTTGAGCAAATGGAGTAA
- a CDS encoding heme lyase CcmF/NrfE family subunit, whose protein sequence is MIPELGQFSMILALAASLILSIYPLIGASRGNASMMLLARPLAYAMFGFLLFSFGCLTWAFIDHDFSVIYVASNSNSLLPLEYRISAVWGAHEGSLLLWVLILAGWAAAVARFSRTLPLDAVARVLSVMGMIAVGFLLFVIVTSNPFARTLPFFPIDGRDLNPMLQDPGLIFHPPMLYMGYVGLSVAFAFAIASLMTGKLDAAWARWSRPWTMAAWIFLTAGIALGSWWAYYELGWGGWWFWDPVENASFMPWLAATALIHSLVVTEKRATFKAWTVLLAIMAFSLSLLGTFLVRSGVLVSVHAFASDPTRGLFILIFFMLVVGSSLLLYAIKGAEVKSHGKHELASRESMLLGNNIMLMAGLFVVLVGTILPLIHKEIGLGSISIGAPFFNGIYAWLIIPFALLMGAAPLFRWRRQSMKEINGKLVLALVAAAAIGVALPWYFAEEFKVWAAIGLSLGAFIVITSVQETWVRATHRHSFGTGIRKLGNSHWAMFLGHLGMAVTIIGISCTQLYSIEKDVRMATGDSVTFSGYTFTFEGTKHADGANYQGFKGVIAVSKDGKVLPPLKPEKRLYLVQRIPMTEAAISAGVTRDLYAALGEELDDGSWAVRLYYKPFIRWIWFGTLFMVIGGIIAIVDKRYRIAGKTITGKKEQEAQ, encoded by the coding sequence ATTATTCCCGAATTAGGGCAATTTAGTATGATACTCGCGCTGGCCGCGAGCTTAATCCTAAGTATTTATCCGCTAATTGGCGCGTCTCGCGGTAACGCTAGCATGATGTTGCTAGCGCGCCCCTTGGCCTATGCCATGTTTGGCTTTTTGCTGTTTTCATTTGGCTGCTTAACCTGGGCGTTTATCGACCACGACTTCAGCGTTATTTATGTGGCCTCTAACTCCAACAGCTTACTACCGCTGGAATATCGTATTTCTGCGGTGTGGGGGGCCCACGAAGGCTCCTTACTGCTGTGGGTACTGATCCTCGCTGGTTGGGCGGCAGCCGTGGCGCGCTTTAGTCGCACCTTGCCGCTGGATGCCGTGGCGCGGGTGTTAAGCGTGATGGGCATGATAGCTGTTGGCTTCTTGCTGTTTGTGATTGTCACCTCTAACCCCTTTGCGCGTACCTTGCCGTTTTTCCCGATTGATGGCCGTGACTTAAACCCCATGCTGCAAGATCCGGGATTAATCTTCCACCCGCCTATGTTGTACATGGGTTACGTGGGATTGTCGGTGGCGTTTGCCTTCGCCATTGCTTCATTAATGACTGGTAAATTGGATGCGGCGTGGGCCCGTTGGTCACGCCCTTGGACCATGGCGGCCTGGATTTTCCTCACCGCAGGTATCGCACTGGGCTCTTGGTGGGCGTATTACGAACTAGGCTGGGGCGGCTGGTGGTTCTGGGATCCGGTAGAAAACGCTTCCTTTATGCCGTGGCTGGCGGCCACCGCCTTGATCCACTCATTAGTAGTCACCGAAAAGCGCGCCACCTTTAAGGCCTGGACCGTATTGCTGGCCATTATGGCGTTCTCACTGAGCTTGCTCGGTACCTTCTTGGTGCGCTCCGGTGTCTTGGTATCGGTACATGCCTTTGCCTCAGATCCCACCCGCGGTTTGTTTATCTTAATCTTCTTTATGTTGGTGGTGGGCAGCTCCTTGTTGCTGTACGCCATTAAAGGCGCAGAAGTTAAGAGCCACGGTAAGCATGAATTAGCCAGTCGCGAAAGTATGTTGCTGGGTAACAACATCATGCTGATGGCGGGTCTGTTTGTGGTGCTGGTGGGGACTATCTTGCCACTGATCCACAAAGAAATAGGCTTGGGAAGTATCTCCATTGGTGCACCTTTCTTTAACGGCATTTATGCTTGGCTGATTATTCCCTTTGCCCTGTTAATGGGTGCGGCACCGCTGTTTCGCTGGCGCCGCCAGAGCATGAAAGAGATCAATGGCAAATTAGTGTTGGCATTGGTGGCTGCGGCCGCCATTGGTGTGGCACTGCCTTGGTATTTTGCTGAGGAGTTTAAAGTGTGGGCGGCCATCGGGTTGAGCTTAGGTGCCTTTATTGTGATCACCAGTGTGCAAGAAACCTGGGTGCGCGCCACCCACAGACACAGCTTTGGCACTGGTATTCGCAAACTCGGCAACAGCCATTGGGCCATGTTCCTCGGCCACTTAGGCATGGCGGTGACCATTATTGGCATCAGCTGTACTCAGCTGTATAGCATTGAAAAAGACGTGCGTATGGCCACCGGCGATAGTGTGACTTTCTCTGGCTACACCTTTACCTTCGAAGGCACCAAGCACGCTGACGGCGCTAACTATCAAGGTTTTAAAGGGGTGATTGCGGTCAGCAAAGACGGCAAAGTGCTGCCACCGCTTAAGCCTGAAAAACGCCTGTATTTAGTGCAGCGCATACCGATGACAGAAGCGGCCATTAGCGCCGGTGTTACCCGTGATTTATACGCAGCATTGGGTGAAGAATTAGACGATGGCTCTTGGGCGGTACGTTTGTATTACAAACCCTTTATTCGTTGGATTTGGTTCGGTACCTTGTTTATGGTCATAGGTGGCATCATTGCCATCGTGGACAAACGCTATCGCATTGCCGGTAAAACTATTACCGGTAAAAAAGAGCAGGAGGCGCAATGA
- the ccmE gene encoding cytochrome c maturation protein CcmE translates to MNPRRKKRMALLLSVVLGLSLMTGLILYGLQQNIDLFYTPTELVQGKGDTKVKPEVGQRLRIGGMVVPGSVSRDQESLKVSFDLVDAGGEEITVVFEGILPDLFREGQGIVAQGHLADARTITAFEVLAKHDEEYMPPELAEALKGIEHVKPEYSPEQLKGSRS, encoded by the coding sequence ATGAATCCTAGACGTAAGAAACGCATGGCACTGCTGCTTTCAGTAGTGTTGGGGTTATCGCTGATGACCGGATTAATATTGTACGGCCTGCAGCAAAATATCGACCTGTTCTATACCCCTACAGAGTTGGTACAAGGTAAAGGCGACACTAAGGTTAAACCCGAAGTGGGCCAGCGTTTGCGTATTGGCGGTATGGTGGTGCCAGGCTCGGTGAGCCGCGATCAAGAAAGCTTAAAAGTCAGCTTTGATTTGGTGGATGCGGGCGGTGAAGAGATTACCGTGGTGTTTGAAGGCATTTTGCCGGACTTATTTCGTGAAGGGCAGGGCATAGTGGCGCAGGGGCATTTAGCCGATGCCCGCACCATTACCGCTTTTGAAGTGCTCGCTAAGCACGATGAAGAATACATGCCGCCGGAATTGGCCGAGGCACTCAAGGGCATTGAGCATGTAAAACCCGAGTATTCCCCTGAGCAACTCAAAGGAAGCCGTTCATGA
- the ccmD gene encoding heme exporter protein CcmD, with protein MKFDTWSAFWAMGGYGFYVWLSFGFTLAILLAIVWSTLATKKSLLRGVKQKQQRAERRKAAQKLENTL; from the coding sequence ATGAAATTTGATACCTGGTCAGCATTTTGGGCCATGGGCGGCTACGGCTTTTATGTGTGGCTGTCGTTTGGTTTCACCTTGGCCATATTGCTTGCAATTGTGTGGTCAACCTTGGCAACGAAAAAAAGCCTGCTGCGCGGCGTTAAGCAAAAGCAGCAACGGGCAGAACGTCGTAAGGCCGCTCAGAAGTTGGAGAATACGTTATGA
- a CDS encoding heme ABC transporter permease, protein MWKWLHPYAKPEQAYRLAGLWLPWFAALSVVTFAVGLVWGLAYAPADYQQGDAFRIIYIHVPAAILSMGAYSSMAIAAFVGLVWQIKTSDMAVAAIAPVGAVFTAIALFTGAAWGKPMWGAWWVWDARLTSELILLFLYLGVIALYNAISDKVLAGRAAGILALVGVINLPIIHYSVEWWNTLHQGASITKFDRPSIANDMLWPLLLMIVAFSAFLGAVTLMRLRNELIRRESHRPWVLQLAEKEHEI, encoded by the coding sequence ATGTGGAAATGGTTACATCCTTACGCTAAACCCGAGCAGGCTTATCGGCTCGCAGGGTTATGGCTACCATGGTTTGCCGCGCTCAGTGTGGTGACATTCGCCGTCGGTTTGGTGTGGGGCTTGGCCTATGCGCCGGCGGATTATCAGCAAGGCGATGCCTTTCGCATTATCTACATTCACGTGCCTGCTGCTATTTTGTCGATGGGCGCTTATTCGTCCATGGCCATTGCCGCCTTTGTGGGCTTGGTATGGCAGATCAAAACTTCGGATATGGCGGTGGCTGCCATCGCGCCCGTGGGTGCGGTGTTTACCGCCATTGCCTTGTTTACCGGTGCCGCTTGGGGGAAGCCTATGTGGGGCGCTTGGTGGGTGTGGGACGCACGCTTAACCTCTGAGCTTATCTTGTTATTTTTATATTTAGGCGTGATTGCCTTATATAACGCCATTTCCGATAAAGTATTGGCGGGGCGGGCGGCAGGCATTTTGGCGCTGGTGGGGGTGATTAACTTACCCATTATTCACTATTCGGTAGAATGGTGGAACACGCTGCACCAAGGGGCCAGCATCACTAAATTTGACCGACCTTCTATTGCCAACGATATGCTGTGGCCGTTACTGCTGATGATAGTGGCCTTCAGTGCCTTCTTAGGCGCCGTGACCTTGATGCGTCTGCGCAATGAATTGATCCGACGCGAGTCGCATCGGCCTTGGGTGCTGCAGTTGGCGGAGAAAGAACATGAAATTTGA